From a single Osmerus mordax isolate fOsmMor3 chromosome 6, fOsmMor3.pri, whole genome shotgun sequence genomic region:
- the sri gene encoding sorcin isoform X2 encodes MAYPGYGAPPGGYPGGQYGGAPGAPGYGGFPGQQQDPLFGYFTGVAGNDGHISAEELQACLTQAGFSGGYRPFNLETCRLMINMLDRDMSCTMGFNEFKELWAVLNGWKQHFMSIDRDRSGTVDPQEMHQAVSTMGYSLSPQAMNCVIKRYSTQGKITFDDYVACCVKLRTLTDVFRKRDTTGQGSAAFQYDDFIQCTMSC; translated from the exons ATGGCTTATCCAGGATATGGTGCTCCACCCGGTGGCTATCCAGGAGGG CAGTATGGAGGTGCCCCAGGAGCTCCAGGTTATGGAGGATTTCCTGGCCAGCAACAGGACCCCCTCTTTGGATACTTTACTGGAGTTGCTGGAAAC GATGGACACATATCAGCAGAGGAGCTTCAGGCCTGCCTCACACAGGCTGGCTTCTCTGGAGGTTACAGAC CTTTTAACCTGGAGACTTGCCGTCTGATGATCAACATGTTGGAT AGAGACATGTCCTGCACCATGGGTTTCAACGAGTTCAAGGAGTTGTGGGCTGTGCTCAACGGTTGGAAGCAGCACTTCATGTCCATCGACCGTGATCGAAGTGGGACTGTGGACCCTCAGGAGATGCATCAGGCCGTCTCCACGATGG GCTACAGTTTGAGCCCACAAGCCATGAACTGTGTCATCAAACGTTACAGTACTCAAGGGAAGATAACGTTTGACGACTATGTGGCTTGTTGTGTGAAACTCAGGACGCTGACTG atGTATTCAGAAAAAGGGACACAACTGGACAAGGTTCTGCCGCATTTCAATATGATGAC TTCATCCAGTGCACTATGAGCTGTTAA
- the sri gene encoding sorcin isoform X1: MAYPGYGAPPGGYPGGYGGAPGAPGYGGFPGQQQDPLFGYFTGVAGNDGHISAEELQACLTQAGFSGGYRPFNLETCRLMINMLDRDMSCTMGFNEFKELWAVLNGWKQHFMSIDRDRSGTVDPQEMHQAVSTMGYSLSPQAMNCVIKRYSTQGKITFDDYVACCVKLRTLTDVFRKRDTTGQGSAAFQYDDFIQCTMSC; the protein is encoded by the exons ATGGCTTATCCAGGATATGGTGCTCCACCCGGTGGCTATCCAGGAGGG TATGGAGGTGCCCCAGGAGCTCCAGGTTATGGAGGATTTCCTGGCCAGCAACAGGACCCCCTCTTTGGATACTTTACTGGAGTTGCTGGAAAC GATGGACACATATCAGCAGAGGAGCTTCAGGCCTGCCTCACACAGGCTGGCTTCTCTGGAGGTTACAGAC CTTTTAACCTGGAGACTTGCCGTCTGATGATCAACATGTTGGAT AGAGACATGTCCTGCACCATGGGTTTCAACGAGTTCAAGGAGTTGTGGGCTGTGCTCAACGGTTGGAAGCAGCACTTCATGTCCATCGACCGTGATCGAAGTGGGACTGTGGACCCTCAGGAGATGCATCAGGCCGTCTCCACGATGG GCTACAGTTTGAGCCCACAAGCCATGAACTGTGTCATCAAACGTTACAGTACTCAAGGGAAGATAACGTTTGACGACTATGTGGCTTGTTGTGTGAAACTCAGGACGCTGACTG atGTATTCAGAAAAAGGGACACAACTGGACAAGGTTCTGCCGCATTTCAATATGATGAC TTCATCCAGTGCACTATGAGCTGTTAA
- the LOC136944711 gene encoding uncharacterized protein codes for MGIWAIFVLGTVGLLLVQVSKSDRSGSADSCKPVAVDFCQDVSYMTRHPTGKRRYNLDQLRQIVDMGCSAEVTTFLCHVVSPECVPDKQSTLHPCQTLCKRVRRDCQPVLEGKGLTWPEDLNCEQYPERSCANSRGSVPTAPSETCEPITIPLCKNLQYSQTKRPNILPQTSRKWQEMAALELDQHQPLMKIKCSPTLQLFLCSVYTPVCVSGKSLPPCKALCEEAKAGCESLMNKFGMNWPRELECDSFTNESCEHLGVVSIPAQQEPCELITVPMCQNLFYNQTTMPNTLGHKSQSEVTVQIAALEPLVKSVCSADIRFFLCSVHTPRCGGGVVQHPCRSLCERVKRQCQSLLEKLGLSWPHQLACDSFPEESCISEDSKTEELTAEEVLAKLNKLGYYIRDQEISLQTARTFLAFMDKDKSGKLDVAEFSELEHYVSTMKTEFIDSYELKNLGFVTKLQMKNALTVRDLILDDETFKAMWDRYTTGDGIRYDDFMAILTKLKILKDGFKSNLLSLPCECEVASFHFNRFIQVTFV; via the exons ATGGGCATCTGGGCCATTTTCGTTTTGGGGACGGTAGGCCTACTCCTGGTCCAAGTGTCAAAAAGCGACCGAAGTGGAAGCGCGGATTCTTGCAAGCCCGTGGCGGTGGATTTTTGTCAAGACGTGAGCTACATGACCCGTCATCCAACTGGAAAGAGACGGTACAACCTTGATCAGCTTCGCCAGATTGTGGACATGGGCTGCTCCGCGGAGGTCACAACATTCCTATGCCATGTTGTTTCTCCTGAGTGTGTCCCTGACAAGCAATCAACTCTACACCCGTGTCAAACGCTGTGTAAGAGAGTGAGGCGTGACTGCCAGCCTGTCCTGGAAGGTAAAGGTCTAACCTGGCCAGAAGATCTTAATTGTGAGCAATACCCAGAACGATCATGTGCCAAT AGTCGAGGGTCTGTCCCCACAGCTCCTTCAGAAACCTGTGAGCCCATCACCATTCCTCTTTGCAAAAACCTGCAATACTCACAGACTAAGAGGCCAAACATACTTCCACAGACCAGCCGGAAATGGCAGGAAATGGCTGCTTTGGAGTTGGACCAACATCAGCCCCTTATGAAAATCAAGTGTTCTCCAACACTCCAGCTATTCCTTTGCTCTGTCTAtacccctgtctgtgtgtcgggAAAATCGCTGCCGCCATGTAAGGCTCTCTGTGAGGAAGCCAAAGCGGGCTGTGAAAGTCTTATGAACAAATTTGGCATGAACTGGCCTCGTGAACTGGAGTGTGATTCATTTACAAACGAATCCTGTGAACAT CTTGGTGTGGTCAGCATTCCTGCACAACAGGAGCCGTGCGAGCTAATCACAGTTCCAATGTGCCAAAACCTGTTCTACAACCAGACAACCATGCCAAACACTCTTGGACACAAAAGTCAAAGCGAAGTGACTGTTCAGATTGCCGCTTTAGAGCCTTTAGTGAAGAGTGTCTGTTCAGCCGATATACGCTTCTTCCTATGCTCTGTCCATACCCCTCGGTGTGGGGGAGGTGTAGTACAGCATCCTTGCAGATCTCTCTGTGAGCGTGTCAAACGGCAATGTCAGAGTCTGTTGGAAAAACTTGGCTTGTCATGGCCGCATCAACTGGCTTGTGACTCCTTTCCTGAGGAGTCATGTATAAGT GAAGATAGCAAAACTGAG GAACTCACAGCCGAAGAAGTTCTTGCCAAGCTGAATAAGCTTGGCTATTACATCAGGGATCAAG AAATAAGTCTTCAGACTGCCCGTACATTTTTGGCTTTTATGGAT AAAGATAAATCGGGTAAACTGGATGTAGCAGAGTTTTCTGAGCTGGAACATTATGTGTCAACTATGAAGACGGAATTCATAGACTCTTATGAGTTGAAGAATCTTGGTTTTGTCACAAAACTGCAAATGAAAAATGCCCTTACTGTCCGTG ACTTAATCCTGGATGATGAAACCTTCAAAGCGATGTGGGACAGATACACTACAGGTGACGGGATTAGATATGACGACTTTATGGCCATTCTGACCAAACTCAAGATTTTAAAAG ATGGCTTCAAATCCAATCTTCTCAGTCTGCCATGTGAGTGTGAGGTTGCGAGCTTCCACTTCAATCGG TTCATTCAGGTAACTTTTGTGTGA